A genomic window from Pirellulales bacterium includes:
- a CDS encoding iron-containing alcohol dehydrogenase: protein MSTNKPLQYDFTTPAGIHFGWGRRTEVGKLARPLGRRAMIVAGSRTLESSGALDEVGNALRTAGMAVERLANISHEPEVGDVDAAVELARQLAPADGDFVVAIGGGSALDLAKGVAALATNRGGDSVKDYLEGVGRGLTLDAEPLPILAMPTTGGTGSEATRNAVISSYDPPFKKSLRDARLVPQVVLVDPELAVSLPAAVTAHAGLDAITQLIESYVSRRAQPLPQALALEGLARAVPAIVTAVEQGHNRPAREALAHAALLSGMALANSGLGLAHGVAAALGVHARVPHGLACAVMLPVAMRANRDVCQQAFAQLAPALCGHNFTDDAQAADAAVTVVEQLCRRLAIPTRLSALGVRQDQIAGLVRDSRGNSMSGNPRDIGDEELASLLSEML, encoded by the coding sequence ATGTCGACGAACAAGCCCCTTCAATATGACTTTACCACGCCGGCTGGCATCCATTTTGGTTGGGGACGCCGGACGGAGGTCGGCAAGTTGGCCCGGCCGCTTGGACGCCGGGCGATGATCGTGGCCGGGTCGCGGACGCTCGAATCGTCGGGCGCCCTGGATGAAGTGGGGAATGCGCTGCGAACGGCGGGCATGGCGGTCGAGCGGCTGGCGAACATCTCGCACGAGCCCGAGGTGGGGGACGTGGATGCGGCGGTCGAGTTGGCTCGGCAGCTTGCGCCGGCCGACGGCGATTTCGTCGTGGCGATTGGTGGGGGATCGGCGCTCGATCTGGCCAAGGGGGTCGCGGCCCTGGCCACAAATCGTGGCGGTGATTCGGTGAAGGATTATCTCGAAGGGGTGGGGCGCGGCCTGACGCTCGACGCAGAGCCTCTGCCGATCCTCGCCATGCCGACCACGGGGGGCACCGGCAGCGAGGCGACGCGCAATGCCGTGATCTCTTCGTACGATCCGCCGTTCAAGAAGAGCCTGCGCGACGCGCGGCTCGTGCCGCAGGTCGTGCTGGTCGATCCCGAACTGGCCGTGTCGCTGCCCGCCGCGGTGACAGCTCATGCGGGGCTCGATGCCATTACGCAACTGATCGAAAGCTACGTCTCGCGCCGCGCGCAGCCACTGCCCCAGGCGCTCGCACTCGAAGGACTTGCTCGGGCGGTCCCGGCGATTGTCACCGCCGTCGAGCAGGGGCACAATCGCCCCGCGCGAGAAGCGCTGGCGCATGCGGCGCTTCTCTCGGGCATGGCCTTGGCGAACTCGGGACTCGGCCTGGCTCACGGCGTTGCCGCTGCGCTGGGGGTCCATGCCCGCGTGCCGCATGGACTGGCGTGTGCCGTGATGCTGCCGGTGGCGATGCGCGCCAACCGTGATGTCTGCCAGCAGGCCTTCGCACAACTGGCGCCGGCGCTGTGTGGGCACAACTTCACTGACGATGCGCAAGCGGCCGATGCCGCGGTGACCGTCGTCGAACAGTTGTGCCGGCGACTGGCGATTCCCACGCGGCTGTCGGCATTGGGCGTGCGGCAGGATCAGATCGCCGGGCTCGTGCGCGACTCGCGCGGCAACAGCATGAGCGGCAACCCACGCGACATCGGCGATGAGGAACTGGCTTCTCTGCTGAGCGAAATGCTTTAA
- the aroE gene encoding shikimate dehydrogenase, with product MCSLFGQPVAENPTQYMLERAFQHHGLDWRYITLEISPADLPAAVLGMRAMGFRGGNCTIPHKVAVIEHLDEIAESASLMGAVNCIVRRGDRLVGENTDGKGFLTSLREVTDPRGKRVVLLGAGGAARAIGVELALAGAAEIRVVNRNPDRGESLVELLNDKTPTHAHFVPWTSQYALPEATDVLVQCTSIGLFPDVDARVRIEFDTLRPGMIVADVIPNPPATHLIREAKARGCTTLDGLGMLVNQGVIGFKLWTGVDPDPAVMREALEEVFN from the coding sequence ATCTGCTCGCTTTTCGGACAGCCGGTGGCGGAAAACCCCACGCAATACATGCTCGAACGGGCCTTCCAGCACCACGGACTCGACTGGCGCTATATTACGCTCGAGATCAGTCCCGCCGATTTGCCCGCCGCCGTGCTCGGCATGCGCGCCATGGGCTTCCGCGGTGGCAACTGCACCATCCCCCACAAGGTGGCGGTGATCGAGCATCTCGACGAGATCGCCGAATCCGCCTCTCTCATGGGGGCGGTGAACTGCATCGTCCGTCGGGGGGACCGGCTCGTCGGCGAGAATACCGACGGCAAGGGCTTCCTGACCTCTCTTCGCGAGGTGACCGACCCGCGCGGCAAGCGGGTCGTGCTGTTGGGAGCGGGGGGCGCTGCCCGGGCGATCGGCGTCGAGCTCGCCTTGGCTGGCGCGGCCGAGATTCGCGTCGTGAATCGCAATCCCGATCGGGGCGAATCGCTGGTCGAGCTACTGAACGACAAGACTCCCACGCACGCGCACTTCGTTCCCTGGACCAGCCAGTACGCTTTGCCCGAGGCGACCGATGTGCTGGTGCAATGCACGTCGATCGGGCTGTTTCCCGACGTCGACGCACGAGTGCGAATCGAATTCGACACGCTGCGCCCCGGCATGATCGTGGCCGACGTGATTCCGAACCCTCCGGCCACGCATCTGATCCGCGAAGCGAAAGCGCGTGGCTGTACGACGCTCGACGGCCTGGGCATGCTGGTCAACCAGGGGGTGATCGGCTTCAAGCTCTGGACCGGAGTCGACCCCGACCCCGCCGTCATGCGCGAGGCGCTAGAAGAAGTGTTTAATTGA
- a CDS encoding sugar phosphate isomerase/epimerase, whose amino-acid sequence MEKWPIGVFASIDAGLGVQLDVAKELGVPTIQLHAPSRAQRTPEHAKAFLERLSALGIRLTAVFGGFEGESYADIPTVVRTVGLVPRETRAARLAEMKEIADFVRLLDVKIVALHLGFVPHDKSDPLYGEILTVTRDLCDHCQKNGQALHLETGQETADALVQFIGDVARDNLYVNFDPANMILYGSGEPIEALEKVGRYVRSVHCKDARWAARPGEEWGTETELGAGEVGMENYLRTLDKVGYHGPLTIEREIPREPERQKAEIGHAVRLLTELKAKIG is encoded by the coding sequence GTGGAAAAGTGGCCGATCGGAGTTTTTGCCAGCATCGACGCCGGATTGGGTGTGCAGCTCGACGTGGCCAAGGAGTTGGGCGTGCCGACCATTCAGTTGCACGCCCCTAGCCGCGCCCAGCGTACGCCGGAGCACGCCAAGGCGTTTCTCGAACGGCTGAGCGCGCTCGGCATTCGCCTGACGGCGGTCTTCGGCGGCTTCGAGGGAGAGAGCTACGCCGATATCCCCACCGTGGTGCGCACCGTGGGGCTGGTGCCGCGCGAGACGCGCGCCGCGCGGCTGGCCGAGATGAAAGAGATCGCCGACTTTGTCAGGCTGCTCGACGTGAAGATCGTCGCGCTGCACCTGGGTTTCGTGCCGCACGACAAGTCCGATCCGCTGTACGGCGAGATTCTCACGGTCACGCGCGACCTGTGCGATCACTGTCAGAAGAACGGCCAGGCGCTGCACCTCGAAACCGGCCAGGAGACGGCCGACGCGCTCGTGCAGTTCATCGGTGATGTGGCCCGCGATAATCTCTATGTCAATTTCGATCCGGCGAACATGATCCTCTACGGCTCGGGCGAGCCGATCGAGGCGTTGGAGAAGGTCGGTCGCTACGTGCGCAGCGTCCACTGCAAGGATGCCCGTTGGGCGGCTCGTCCTGGCGAAGAATGGGGTACCGAAACCGAGTTGGGAGCCGGGGAGGTGGGCATGGAGAACTACCTGCGCACGCTCGACAAGGTCGGCTATCACGGCCCGCTCACCATCGAACGCGAGATCCCGCGCGAGCCCGAGCGTCAGAAGGCCGAGATCGGCCACGCCGTGCGTTTGCTCACGGAGTTGAAGGCGAAGATCGGCTGA
- a CDS encoding DUF1080 domain-containing protein — protein MYSTLRRSDRSLVQYACAALVLVSVANLSFAVRADDEPTGWTNLFNGRDLEGWQVVGEPADCWQVIDGDLTPAEAGGWLSTTREFSDFELELEFVLPPGGNSGVFIRAPHGGRTSRLGMEIQLLDEFAPEYRDLKPVQNTGALYDIAGPKPGALKPAGEWQKISIRAVGRQLVVKLNDQEVLDVDLDRYPEREEEHPGLKRPTGYLGLQNYGGRKMRFRNIRLREVDQVPRT, from the coding sequence ATGTACAGCACACTGCGCCGGTCCGATCGTTCGCTTGTACAATATGCGTGCGCCGCGCTGGTGCTCGTGTCCGTCGCAAACCTATCCTTCGCCGTACGGGCCGACGACGAGCCGACCGGTTGGACCAATTTGTTCAACGGTCGCGACCTCGAGGGCTGGCAGGTGGTGGGAGAGCCCGCCGATTGCTGGCAAGTCATCGACGGCGATCTCACGCCGGCCGAGGCCGGGGGCTGGCTGTCGACGACCCGCGAGTTCTCCGACTTCGAGCTGGAGTTGGAGTTCGTGCTGCCGCCTGGGGGGAACAGCGGCGTTTTCATCCGCGCTCCGCATGGGGGGCGCACCTCGCGTCTGGGGATGGAGATCCAACTGCTCGACGAGTTCGCGCCGGAGTATCGGGATCTCAAGCCCGTGCAGAACACCGGCGCGCTGTACGACATCGCAGGCCCCAAGCCCGGCGCGTTGAAGCCCGCGGGGGAGTGGCAGAAGATCTCCATCCGCGCGGTGGGCCGCCAACTCGTGGTGAAGCTAAACGACCAGGAAGTCCTCGACGTCGATCTCGACCGCTATCCCGAGCGCGAAGAAGAGCACCCGGGCCTCAAGCGGCCGACGGGCTACCTCGGCCTGCAAAACTACGGCGGCCGCAAGATGCGCTTCCGCAACATTCGCCTGCGTGAAGTAGATCAGGTACCCCGTACCTGA
- a CDS encoding BON domain-containing protein: MVSSGELRVSAADRDRDLERQITQLLAERHCHSLRRLQVQARDGIVTLRGQVRSFYEKQLSHDCCRRVDGVVRMVDAVDVA; this comes from the coding sequence ATGGTGTCGAGCGGAGAACTACGAGTGAGTGCGGCCGATCGCGATCGTGATCTCGAACGTCAGATCACGCAGTTGTTGGCCGAACGTCACTGTCACTCGTTGCGTCGTCTGCAGGTGCAAGCCCGCGATGGCATCGTGACGCTGCGAGGCCAGGTCCGCTCCTTCTACGAGAAACAACTGAGCCACGATTGCTGCCGACGAGTCGACGGCGTCGTGCGAATGGTCGATGCGGTCGATGTCGCTTGA
- a CDS encoding thiolase family protein — translation MPQPVILEAVRTPFARKESAFKNIRPDELLSRALRGLVDRAKVDPARVDDVVTGCVSQAGEQGANIGRLGVLLAGFPVEVPAVSLNRMCGSSQQAVHFAAQEVAAGDADFVIGCGVEHMSRAPMFSDVGSLDKMNPELFTRFELIHQGESAERMAEKWGLSRQMCDEFSMESHRRASAALKENRHKEILPTEAVDAEGNKVTLARDEGVRDKLDPAKIASLATVFRPGGNGVVTAANSSQISDGAAAVLIADREVAEAQGYKPRARFLARVAVGDDPTLQLAGVIPATQKALARAGLTLKDIDWIEINEAFATVVLSWAKELGADMSKVNPWGGAIAHGHPLGGTGAGLMAKMLSGLEATGGTLGLQTMCIGHGQATCTIIERI, via the coding sequence ATGCCACAGCCTGTCATTTTGGAAGCCGTTCGGACTCCTTTCGCGCGGAAAGAAAGCGCCTTCAAGAACATTCGCCCCGACGAGTTGCTGTCCCGGGCGCTGCGTGGTCTGGTCGACCGCGCGAAGGTCGATCCCGCGCGGGTCGACGATGTCGTTACCGGCTGTGTCTCGCAGGCGGGAGAGCAGGGAGCCAACATCGGCCGCCTGGGCGTGCTGTTGGCTGGTTTTCCCGTCGAGGTGCCGGCGGTGAGCCTGAACCGCATGTGCGGCTCGAGCCAGCAGGCGGTCCACTTTGCCGCGCAGGAAGTGGCTGCCGGCGATGCGGACTTCGTCATCGGCTGCGGCGTCGAGCACATGAGCCGCGCCCCGATGTTCAGCGACGTCGGCTCGCTCGACAAGATGAACCCCGAGCTGTTTACCCGCTTCGAGCTGATCCATCAGGGAGAAAGCGCCGAGCGGATGGCCGAGAAATGGGGCCTCTCGCGCCAGATGTGCGACGAGTTCTCGATGGAAAGCCATCGCCGCGCCAGCGCCGCGCTGAAGGAAAATCGCCACAAGGAAATCCTGCCCACCGAAGCGGTCGACGCCGAAGGCAACAAGGTCACGCTCGCGCGGGACGAGGGAGTTCGCGACAAGCTCGACCCGGCGAAGATCGCCAGCCTGGCCACGGTGTTCCGTCCCGGAGGCAACGGCGTGGTGACGGCCGCCAACTCGAGCCAGATCTCCGATGGCGCCGCCGCGGTCTTGATCGCCGATCGTGAAGTGGCCGAGGCGCAGGGCTACAAGCCGCGGGCGCGCTTCCTCGCCCGCGTCGCCGTGGGTGACGATCCCACGTTGCAGCTTGCCGGCGTCATTCCCGCCACGCAGAAGGCGCTGGCTCGCGCCGGGCTGACGCTCAAGGACATCGACTGGATCGAGATCAACGAGGCGTTCGCCACGGTCGTGCTGTCGTGGGCCAAGGAGCTCGGCGCCGATATGTCGAAGGTGAATCCCTGGGGGGGAGCGATTGCGCACGGGCACCCGCTCGGCGGCACCGGCGCCGGCCTGATGGCCAAGATGCTCAGCGGCCTCGAAGCCACGGGGGGCACGCTCGGTTTGCAAACGATGTGCATCGGCCACGGTCAGGCCACCTGCACGATCATCGAGCGCATCTAG
- a CDS encoding transposase yields the protein MDHPRAKEIVIDLLAEELAKRQGGCFGFVVMPDHVHATVWFRAVGCLSEFMKVWKGKSSRELKLLLRGTLPEYTRTIDLREPCWQPKYYAFNVYSESKVREKLEYMHMNPVRAGLVELAINWEWSSARYYELGEPCEVPLAWEF from the coding sequence TTGGATCACCCACGAGCAAAGGAAATCGTCATCGACCTGCTCGCTGAAGAACTTGCCAAGCGGCAAGGGGGCTGTTTTGGCTTCGTCGTGATGCCCGACCATGTGCATGCCACAGTCTGGTTCCGTGCAGTGGGCTGTTTGAGCGAATTCATGAAAGTCTGGAAGGGAAAGTCGAGCCGGGAGCTGAAACTGTTGTTGCGCGGAACCTTGCCGGAATATACGAGAACGATCGACTTGCGAGAGCCGTGTTGGCAGCCGAAGTACTACGCCTTCAACGTCTACTCGGAAAGTAAAGTCCGTGAGAAACTGGAATACATGCACATGAACCCAGTACGTGCCGGACTTGTCGAACTCGCAATCAATTGGGAGTGGAGTTCGGCCCGCTATTACGAACTCGGTGAGCCATGCGAAGTTCCTTTGGCTTGGGAGTTCTGA
- a CDS encoding acyl-CoA synthetase, whose product MIYETGLGPNAANHVPLSPLGLLARAAAVFPHRPAYVHGPIARDYAEFHARCRRLASALTAAGIARGDTVSIMAPNVPAMLEAHYGVPMTGAVLNSLNIRLDAATIAFTLEHAETKLLITDREFSPVIEAALAQVKHRPRVIDIDDPQFSGDGRRLGEVEYEEFLATGDPDFRWSPPDDEWQAIALNYTSGTTGNPKGVVYHHRGAMLNAIGNALVWHLPQHPVYLWTLPMFHCNGWCFPWTLSLVAGKHVCLRRTAPEPIFEALSREGVTHLCGAPIVVNMLAQATDAQRPLGSPTVEVMTAAAPPPASVIAAAERRGFHITHVYGLTETYGPAVICEWHDEWNSLPAEQRAALKSRQGVRYPVQEALLVANPETLEPVPADGQTLGEVFTRGNITMKGYLKNPRATAEAFAGGWFHTGDLAVLHADGYIELKDRSKDIIISGGENISTIEVEGVLYQHPAVLEAAVVARPCEVWGETPCAFVLLRPDASDIGEQELIEHCRAKMAHYKAPKTVVFGPLPKTSTGKVLKYELRDRAARL is encoded by the coding sequence TTGATCTACGAAACCGGTCTTGGCCCTAACGCGGCCAACCATGTGCCCCTTTCGCCCCTGGGATTGCTCGCACGGGCAGCCGCGGTCTTTCCCCACCGACCGGCCTACGTGCATGGCCCGATCGCCCGCGACTACGCCGAGTTCCATGCCCGCTGCCGGCGGTTGGCCTCGGCCCTGACCGCGGCGGGGATCGCGCGGGGCGATACCGTGTCGATCATGGCGCCGAATGTGCCCGCCATGCTCGAGGCGCATTACGGCGTGCCGATGACTGGCGCGGTGCTGAATTCGCTCAACATCCGGCTCGACGCGGCCACGATCGCGTTCACGCTCGAGCATGCCGAGACGAAGCTGTTGATTACGGATCGGGAGTTCTCGCCCGTCATCGAGGCGGCCCTCGCTCAAGTAAAACATCGTCCGCGCGTGATCGACATCGACGATCCCCAGTTCTCGGGCGATGGTCGCCGTCTGGGAGAGGTCGAGTATGAAGAGTTTCTTGCCACGGGAGATCCCGACTTTCGCTGGTCTCCCCCCGACGACGAATGGCAGGCGATCGCGTTGAATTACACGTCGGGCACGACCGGCAACCCCAAAGGGGTCGTCTACCATCACCGCGGCGCGATGCTCAACGCCATTGGCAACGCGCTCGTCTGGCACCTGCCGCAGCATCCCGTCTATCTCTGGACCTTGCCGATGTTTCACTGCAACGGCTGGTGCTTTCCCTGGACACTTTCGCTCGTGGCGGGCAAGCACGTCTGCCTGCGGCGGACGGCGCCCGAGCCGATCTTCGAGGCGCTGTCGCGCGAGGGGGTGACGCATCTCTGCGGAGCGCCGATCGTGGTGAACATGCTGGCGCAGGCGACCGACGCGCAGCGTCCGTTGGGCAGTCCCACGGTCGAGGTCATGACCGCCGCGGCGCCTCCACCGGCCTCGGTGATTGCCGCGGCCGAACGGCGCGGGTTTCACATCACGCACGTCTACGGCCTGACCGAAACCTACGGTCCGGCGGTGATCTGCGAGTGGCACGACGAGTGGAACTCGCTACCGGCCGAGCAGCGCGCCGCGCTCAAGTCGCGCCAAGGTGTCCGCTATCCGGTGCAAGAAGCGCTGCTGGTGGCGAATCCCGAGACGCTCGAGCCCGTGCCCGCCGACGGTCAGACGCTGGGCGAGGTCTTCACGCGGGGCAACATCACCATGAAGGGGTATTTGAAGAATCCCCGCGCCACGGCCGAGGCTTTCGCCGGGGGCTGGTTTCACACGGGGGACCTCGCCGTGCTCCACGCCGACGGTTACATCGAGCTCAAGGATCGCTCGAAGGATATCATTATCTCGGGGGGCGAGAACATCTCGACCATCGAGGTCGAGGGGGTGCTCTACCAGCATCCGGCGGTGCTCGAGGCGGCCGTCGTTGCCCGGCCCTGCGAGGTGTGGGGCGAAACGCCCTGCGCCTTCGTGTTGTTGCGTCCCGATGCGTCGGATATCGGCGAGCAAGAACTGATCGAGCACTGCCGCGCGAAGATGGCACATTACAAGGCGCCGAAGACCGTTGTCTTTGGGCCGCTTCCGAAGACGTCGACCGGCAAGGTATTGAAATACGAGCTGCGCGATCGCGCGGCTCGCCTCTAA
- a CDS encoding enoyl-CoA hydratase — translation MAIESRTAATPASADQASDSLVVWERQGAVGVLTLNNPARRNVLSRAMLTELATRLRTASADRTIKCLVLRAAGPVFSAGHDLAEVRSASPAELESLFALCTQVMETLRLAPQPVIAEVQGLATAAGCQLAATCDLVVAAEGASFATPGVKIGLFCSTPAVALARAVPTKQALEMLFTGTPISAAQAERLGLVNRVVPATELAATTRELAERIAGASGDTLALGKQAFYAQLGLDRPRAYELAQGVMVDNAQREDAIEGMQAFLEKRSPQWRH, via the coding sequence ATGGCTATCGAATCTCGCACGGCTGCGACGCCGGCGTCTGCCGACCAGGCGAGCGACTCGCTGGTCGTCTGGGAACGGCAGGGGGCCGTCGGCGTGCTCACGCTGAATAATCCCGCGCGGCGAAATGTCCTCTCGCGCGCCATGCTTACCGAGCTGGCCACACGTTTGCGCACCGCGAGCGCCGATCGCACGATCAAGTGTCTCGTGTTGCGCGCGGCGGGGCCGGTCTTTTCGGCCGGACACGATCTGGCCGAGGTGCGCTCCGCCTCGCCGGCAGAACTCGAGAGCCTGTTTGCGCTCTGCACCCAGGTGATGGAGACGCTCCGCCTCGCGCCGCAGCCGGTGATTGCCGAGGTACAGGGATTGGCCACCGCCGCAGGTTGCCAATTGGCGGCCACGTGCGATCTGGTCGTCGCCGCCGAAGGGGCCTCGTTCGCCACGCCGGGGGTCAAGATCGGTCTCTTCTGCTCGACCCCCGCCGTGGCGCTGGCGCGGGCGGTGCCGACGAAGCAGGCCCTGGAGATGCTCTTCACGGGCACGCCGATCTCGGCCGCGCAAGCCGAACGTCTGGGGCTGGTGAACCGAGTCGTGCCCGCCACGGAGCTCGCGGCCACCACGCGCGAGTTGGCCGAGCGCATCGCGGGCGCCAGCGGCGATACGTTGGCGCTGGGCAAGCAGGCCTTCTACGCGCAACTCGGGCTCGATCGACCGCGCGCCTACGAACTTGCGCAAGGGGTCATGGTCGACAACGCCCAGCGCGAGGATGCCATCGAGGGGATGCAGGCGTTCCTCGAAAAACGCTCGCCGCAATGGCGGCATTGA
- a CDS encoding long-chain fatty acid--CoA ligase encodes MHGLIMDYQLTLPAILRRAEQLFAAREVVSRLPDRSSHRYTYADMVRRTKRLSLALNKLGIERGDRVATFCWNHYQHLEAYFGIPCCGGVLHTLNLRLHHDDLAYIAGHAEDKIVIVDDVLWPLFAPFRDRVPFQQVIVVRHGNDHLPPGTIDYEELLDSVHERDFVYPDFDERQAAAMCYTSGTTGRPKGVLYSHRAIALHSLAAATVDVLGLREADTVLPVVPMFHANAWGIPFGCLLVGAKQVFPGPHLDPRLLLEQLSAEQVTMTAGVPTIWLGMLQILDQESGRYDLSRLRAMIVGGSAAPRSMIRAFEERHGLNVVHAWGMTELAPMGTVANLPQHLLEAPLDAQLDYRAKQGKPAPFVEVRGRNENGEIAWDGQSMGELECRGAWIANAYYNSPEGAASFTPDDWFRTGDIVAIDPDGCVHLQDRAKDVIKSGGEWISSVALENALMGHDAVAEAAVVPVMHPKWAERPLAVVVLKQGRLATQEELIDFLRPQFAKWWLPDAVEFVESIPRTSAGKFQKSKLREQFQNYYCQVG; translated from the coding sequence ATGCACGGCTTGATCATGGATTACCAGCTCACGCTGCCGGCGATACTGCGCCGCGCGGAGCAATTGTTCGCCGCCCGCGAGGTTGTTTCGCGGCTGCCCGATCGGTCGAGTCATCGCTACACGTACGCCGACATGGTGCGCCGTACGAAGCGGCTTTCGCTGGCCCTCAACAAGCTTGGCATCGAACGTGGCGATCGCGTGGCCACGTTCTGCTGGAATCACTACCAGCATCTCGAAGCGTACTTCGGCATTCCCTGCTGTGGCGGCGTGCTGCACACGCTCAATCTGCGTTTGCACCACGACGACCTGGCCTACATCGCCGGTCACGCCGAAGACAAGATCGTCATCGTCGACGACGTGCTGTGGCCGCTGTTCGCGCCGTTTCGCGATCGTGTCCCCTTCCAGCAGGTGATCGTCGTGCGGCACGGCAACGATCATTTGCCGCCAGGCACGATCGATTACGAAGAGCTGCTCGATTCGGTCCACGAGCGCGACTTCGTCTATCCCGACTTCGACGAGCGCCAGGCCGCGGCCATGTGCTACACCTCGGGCACGACGGGGCGGCCGAAGGGGGTGCTCTATTCGCATCGCGCGATCGCCTTGCATTCGCTGGCCGCGGCCACCGTCGACGTGCTCGGCCTGCGCGAGGCGGACACGGTATTGCCCGTGGTGCCGATGTTCCACGCCAATGCCTGGGGCATTCCGTTCGGTTGTCTGCTCGTGGGGGCGAAGCAGGTCTTTCCCGGCCCCCATCTCGATCCTCGCTTGCTGCTCGAGCAACTGTCGGCGGAGCAGGTGACCATGACCGCCGGCGTGCCGACGATCTGGCTCGGCATGTTGCAGATCCTCGATCAAGAATCAGGACGCTACGACCTCTCGCGGCTGCGCGCGATGATCGTGGGTGGCTCGGCCGCGCCGCGTTCGATGATCCGCGCGTTCGAGGAGCGGCACGGCCTGAACGTCGTGCATGCCTGGGGCATGACCGAGCTGGCGCCGATGGGCACCGTGGCGAATCTTCCGCAGCACCTGCTCGAAGCCCCGCTCGATGCGCAGCTCGACTACCGCGCCAAGCAGGGCAAGCCAGCGCCGTTCGTCGAGGTGCGCGGCCGCAACGAGAATGGCGAGATCGCCTGGGACGGCCAGTCGATGGGGGAGCTCGAATGTCGCGGCGCGTGGATCGCCAACGCCTATTACAACAGCCCGGAAGGGGCCGCCTCGTTCACGCCCGACGATTGGTTTCGCACGGGGGATATCGTGGCGATCGACCCTGACGGCTGCGTCCATTTGCAAGACCGCGCCAAGGACGTCATCAAGTCGGGAGGCGAATGGATCAGTTCCGTGGCGCTTGAGAACGCCCTGATGGGGCACGACGCCGTGGCCGAGGCCGCCGTGGTGCCGGTGATGCACCCCAAGTGGGCCGAGCGGCCGCTGGCCGTGGTGGTACTCAAGCAGGGGCGTCTCGCCACGCAGGAAGAATTGATCGACTTCCTCCGCCCGCAGTTCGCCAAGTGGTGGCTCCCCGATGCCGTGGAATTCGTGGAGTCCATCCCCCGAACGTCGGCGGGCAAGTTTCAGAAGTCGAAGCTGCGAGAGCAGTTCCAGAATTATTACTGCCAAGTGGGATAG
- a CDS encoding 3-hydroxyacyl-CoA dehydrogenase: MQLDKTTFIITGGGSGLGAATARRFVKAGGKVVIADMNKPAGEGVAQELGANAHFVECDVTDEAAVNRAIAAAKEKFGGLHGAVNCAGIGTAMRVAGKEGPHNLDVFAAIIRVNLIGTFNVIRLAAAALTGAEANAEGERGVFINTASVAAFDGQIGQAAYSASKGGVVGMTLPIARELAKFGIRVVTIAPGLFETPMMAGLPEEARLSLGAQVPFPARLGKPDEYAQLAQQIVENPMLNGETIRLDGAIRMAPK, from the coding sequence ATGCAACTCGACAAGACCACGTTCATCATTACCGGCGGCGGTTCGGGGCTCGGCGCCGCCACGGCCCGCCGCTTTGTCAAAGCCGGGGGCAAGGTGGTGATCGCCGACATGAACAAGCCCGCTGGTGAGGGGGTGGCGCAGGAACTCGGCGCGAATGCCCACTTCGTCGAGTGCGATGTCACCGACGAGGCCGCCGTGAACCGCGCGATTGCCGCCGCCAAGGAGAAGTTCGGCGGACTGCACGGCGCGGTGAACTGCGCCGGTATCGGCACCGCGATGCGCGTGGCCGGCAAGGAAGGCCCGCACAATCTCGACGTCTTCGCCGCCATCATTCGGGTGAACCTGATCGGCACGTTCAACGTGATTCGCCTGGCGGCCGCCGCCCTGACCGGCGCCGAGGCGAATGCCGAGGGGGAACGTGGCGTCTTTATCAATACCGCCTCGGTGGCCGCCTTCGATGGCCAGATCGGCCAGGCCGCCTACAGCGCGTCGAAGGGGGGTGTTGTCGGCATGACCCTTCCCATCGCACGCGAGCTGGCGAAGTTCGGCATCCGGGTGGTGACCATCGCGCCGGGGCTGTTCGAGACGCCGATGATGGCGGGCCTGCCCGAGGAAGCACGCCTGTCGCTCGGCGCCCAGGTGCCGTTCCCCGCGCGACTGGGCAAGCCTGACGAATATGCTCAACTCGCCCAGCAGATCGTCGAAAACCCGATGCTCAATGGCGAGACGATCCGCCTCGACGGCGCGATTCGCATGGCGCCAAAGTAA
- a CDS encoding polyhydroxyalkanoic acid system family protein yields the protein MPSLNLSVAHSLSQEEARERLQRFLEMVKSQYGDHVNNLEEEWNDEFVRFAFSAMGFSTSGKMTISHEEVVVDSKIPLAAMMFRGKIESTIREQLTRVLRS from the coding sequence ATGCCCAGCCTGAATCTTTCGGTCGCGCATTCGTTGTCGCAGGAGGAAGCCCGCGAGCGATTGCAGCGCTTTCTCGAGATGGTGAAGTCGCAGTACGGCGATCACGTCAACAATCTCGAAGAGGAGTGGAACGACGAATTCGTCCGCTTCGCCTTCAGCGCGATGGGTTTTTCGACCAGCGGCAAGATGACGATCTCGCACGAGGAAGTGGTGGTCGACAGCAAGATCCCGCTAGCGGCCATGATGTTTCGCGGCAAGATCGAGTCGACGATCCGCGAGCAACTTACCCGCGTGCTGCGGAGCTGA